The genomic interval GCCCCGCATCATCGCCGCGATCGTGACCATGCCCTTGCTGGTGATCGTGGCCGACATCATCGGCGTCTTGGGCGGCTACATCGTCTCGATCCACAAACTGGGTTTCAACCCGACCGTCTACCTGTTCAACACCTTTGACATCTTGGAACCGATGGACGTCATCTCCGGTCTGGTGAAGGCTGCCGTCTTCGGTTTCCTGATTGCGCTCATGGGCTGCTACCACGGCTACCATTCCGAGCGCGGCGCCCAGGGTGTCGGTTCGGCGACGACCTATGCGGTGGTCTCCGGCTCGATCCTGATCTTGACCTTCAACTACATCGTCACGGAGATCTTCTTCTCGCGATGAACGCCACGGCCAACAAAATCGAAGTGCGCGGTCTGAAGAAGAGCTTCGGGACCAAGACCGTGCTGGACGGCATTGATATCGATGTCGCACCCGGTGAGTCGTTGGTCATTATCGGCGGCTCGGGCACCGGTAAGTCCGTAACCATCAAATGCATTCTGGGCCTGATGCACCCGGACGCCGGGACCATCACGGTTGACGGCCAGAACGCGATCGGCCTGCGGCGTCGCGAGCGCGACGCGTTGATGCGCAAGTTCGGCATGCTGTTTCAAGGCGGTGCCCTGTTCGACAGCATGACCGTGTGGGAAAACGTCGCGTTTTCCTTGATCCAGGGTCACCGCATGAAGCGCGACGCCGCGCGCGAGGTCGCGCTTGAGAAGCTTGCCATGGTCAGGCTGGGCGAGGACGTGGCGAGCCTGCTGCCGGCCGAGCTTTCCGGCGGCATGCTCAAGCGCGTTGCGCTGGCGCGCGCCATCGCGGGCGAGCCGGAAATCATCTTCTTCGACGAGCCGACCACCGGCCTCGATCCGATTACGGCCGACGTTATCAACAACCTGATTGCCGAGACCACCTCGGAACTGAAGGTCGCCACGATCTCGATCACCCACGACATGGCGAGCGTGCGCAAGATCGCCGACAAGGTCGCCATGCTTCACGAAGGCAAACTGATCTGGCAGGGGCCGGTCGGCGAAATCGACAAAAGCGACAATCCCTATGTCGATCAGTTCATCCACGGCCGCGCCGAAGGTCCCATCCAGATGGCGATCCGCCAGTCATGACGCTGGGGGCGGCGGGCTGAATGGCCAAACTCGCCAGCCAGTTTGTCTGCCAGAATTGCGGCGCCGCCTATCGCAAATGGGTCGGGCGATGCGAGGCCTGCGGCGAATGGAACACGGTGACTGAGGAAGCTGCGCCGGCCAACCAGGCCCCCGGCGGTCTGAAAGGCAAACGCAAAGGCCGCCATATCGCGTTTGAGTCGCTGGCCGGCGCGTCCGAGCCTCCGCCGCGCATGACG from Pseudomonadota bacterium carries:
- a CDS encoding ABC transporter ATP-binding protein; translated protein: MNATANKIEVRGLKKSFGTKTVLDGIDIDVAPGESLVIIGGSGTGKSVTIKCILGLMHPDAGTITVDGQNAIGLRRRERDALMRKFGMLFQGGALFDSMTVWENVAFSLIQGHRMKRDAAREVALEKLAMVRLGEDVASLLPAELSGGMLKRVALARAIAGEPEIIFFDEPTTGLDPITADVINNLIAETTSELKVATISITHDMASVRKIADKVAMLHEGKLIWQGPVGEIDKSDNPYVDQFIHGRAEGPIQMAIRQS